In Mauremys reevesii isolate NIE-2019 linkage group 8, ASM1616193v1, whole genome shotgun sequence, a single genomic region encodes these proteins:
- the LOC120370653 gene encoding E-selectin-like isoform X3, whose amino-acid sequence MIGLWFLSVLTYGLMVLEEGNCWTYHYSEKNMTYKLAEEWCRKHYTNMVAIQNKEEIVHLNAFLPFNPVYYWIGIRKIDNEWTWVGTRKQLTEEAKNWAEDEPNNKKNDEDCVEIYIKRGKDEGKWNDERCSKQKVALCYAASCNQSSCSGHGECLETINNHTCLCDAGFYGPECQHVVTCDQLKEPDQGTLECSHPLQNYSYNSSCEVQCAEGYESTGFEPVWCTSSGNWSAPTPACRVVQCDGLKAPAHASVTCSPASRNFLWNSTCEFACEEGFVLKGSDRLQCGASGEWEGQQPECEVVQCDGLKAPAHGSVTCSPASGNFLWNSTCEFACEEGFVLKGSDRLQCGASGEWEGQQPECEVVQCDGLKAPAHGSVTCSPASGNFLWNSTCEFACEEGFVLKGSDRLQCGASGEWDGQQPECEVVQCDGLKAPAHGSVTCSPASGNFLWNSTCEFACEEGFVLKGSDRLQCGASGEWDGQQPECEVVQCDGLKAPAHGSVTCSPASGNFLWNSTCEFACEEGFVLKGSDRLQCGASGEWEGQQPECEVVQCDGLKAPAHGSVTCSPASGNFLWNSTCEFACEEGFVLKGSDRLQCGASGEWDGQQPECEVVQCDGLKAPAHGSVTCSPASGNFLWNSTCEFACEEGFVLKGSDRLQCGASGEWEGQQPECEAVMCEAVNRPENGFVECTTRHPEFTYNSACEFHCEEGYRLSGSRTIQCTAQGEWSEPFPKCEVAQCETLILPEKGSMNCSHPLGDFAYSTVCEFNCTEGWLLKGSNILQCGAAGNWTASQPTCEAPQVPEELLSYVSVGIAATGASLLSTASFLIWLVKRLRRKAKKFTPASSCQSLNSECTFQSTAHLI is encoded by the exons ATGATTGGCCTGTGGTTCCTCTCTGTTCTCACTTACG GACTTATGGTGCTTGAGGAGGGCAATTGCTGGACATACCactattcagaaaaaaacatgacctataagctTGCGGAGGAATGGTGTAGAAAACACTATACAAATATGGTTGCCATTCAGAATAAGGAGGAAATTGTCCATCTGAATGCATTTCTACCCTTCAATCCAGTTTATTACTGGATTGGAATCAGAAAGATTGATAATGAGTGGACCTGGGTTGGAACAAGAAAACAGCTGACTGAAGAGGCTAAAAACTGGGCTGAGGATGAACCAAACAATAAAAAGAATGATGAGGACTGTGTTGAAATCTACATCAAAAGAGGGAAGGATGAAGGCAAATGGAATGATGAAAGATGCAGCAAACAGAAGGTTGCCTTGTGCTACGCAG CTTCCTGTAACCAGTCTTCCTGCAGTGGCCATGGTGAATGCCTGGAGACCATTAACAATCATACCTGCCTCTGTGATGCTGGATTCTATGGGCCTGAATGCCAGCATG TTGTGACTTGCGACCAACTAAAAGAACCCGATCAAGGGACGCTGGAGTGCAGCCATCCACTGCAGAACTACAGCTACAACTCATCCTGTGAGGTTCAGTGTGCAGAAGGCTATGAATCAACTGGGTTTGAACCAGTTTGGTGTACCTCTTCTGGAAACTGGTCTGCACCCACTCCAGCATGTAGAG TTGTGCAGTGTGATGGCTTAAAGGCTCCGGCTCATGCCTCCGTGACGTGCTCTCCGGCCTCTAGGAACTTTCTGTGGAATTCAACCTGTGAGTTTGCCTGTGAAGAAGGGTTTGTGTTGAAGGGATCAGACAGGCTGCAGTGCGGCGCTTCTGGAGAGTGGGAAGGACAGCAGCCGGAATGCGAAG TTGTGCAGTGTGATGGCTTAAAGGCTCCAGCTCATGGCTCCGTGACGtgttctcctgcctctgggaacTTTCTGTGGAATTCAACCTGTGAGTTTGCCTGTGAAGAAGGGTTTGTGTTGAAGGGATCAGACAGGCTGCAGTGCGGCGCTTCTGGAGAGTGGGAAGGACAGCAGCCGGAATGCGAAG TTGTGCAGTGTGATGGCTTAAAGGCTCCAGCTCATGGCTCCGTGACGtgttctcctgcctctgggaacTTTCTGTGGAATTCAACCTGTGAGTTTGCCTGTGAAGAAGGGTTTGTGTTGAAGGGATCAGACAGGCTGCAGTGCGGCGCTTCTGGAGAGTGGGATGGACAGCAGCCAGAATGCGAAG TTGTGCAGTGTGATGGCTTAAAGGCTCCAGCTCATGGCTCCGTGACGtgttctcctgcctctgggaacTTTCTGTGGAATTCAACCTGTGAGTTTGCCTGTGAAGAAGGGTTTGTGTTGAAGGGATCAGACAGGCTGCAGTGCGGCGCTTCTGGAGAGTGGGATGGACAGCAGCCAGAATGCGAAG TTGTGCAGTGTGATGGCTTAAAGGCTCCGGCTCATGGCTCCGTGACGTGCTCTCCGGCCTCTGGGAACTTTCTGTGGAATTCAACCTGTGAGTTTGCCTGTGAAGAAGGGTTTGTGTTGAAGGGATCAGACAGGCTGCAGTGCGGCGCTTCTGGAGAGTGGGAAGGACAGCAGCCGGAATGCGAAG TTGTGCAGTGTGATGGCTTAAAGGCTCCAGCTCATGGCTCCGTGACGtgttctcctgcctctgggaacTTTCTGTGGAATTCAACCTGTGAGTTTGCCTGTGAAGAAGGGTTTGTGTTGAAGGGATCAGACAGGCTGCAGTGCGGTGCTTCTGGAGAGTGGGATGGACAGCAGCCAGAATGCGAAG TTGTGCAGTGTGATGGCTTAAAGGCTCCGGCTCATGGCTCCGTGACGTGCTCTCCGGCCTCTGGGAACTTTCTGTGGAATTCAACCTGTGAGTTTGCCTGTGAAGAAGGGTTTGTGTTGAAGGGATCAGACAGGCTGCAGTGCGGCGCTTCTGGAGAGTGGGAAGGACAGCAGCCGGAATGCGAAG CTGTGATGTGTGAAGCAGTGAACAGGCCTGAAAACGGCTTTGTGGAATGTACCACCCGTCATCCAGAATTCACGTACAACTCGGCCTGTGAATTCCATTGTGAGGAGGGCTACAGATTAAGTGGATCACGCACCATTCAGTGCACAGCTCAGGGAGAATGGTCAGAGCCCTTCCCAAAATGTGAAG TTGCACAGTGTGAAACCCTGATACTCCCTGAGAAGGGCTCCATGAATTGTTCACACCCTCTTGGGGATTTTGCATACAGCACAGTTTGCGAGTTTAACTGTACAGAGGGATGGTTGCTAAAAGGCTCTAACATACTTCAGTGTGGcgctgcagggaactggactgcAAGTCAGCCGACGTGCGAAG CTCCCCAAGTGCCTGAAGAACTGCTCAGTTACGTCTCTGTTGGAATAGCAGCCACCGGAGCCTCACTCCTGTCGACAGCATCATTCCTCATTTGGCTTGTAAAGCGCCTTCGAAGGAAAG CAAAGAAATTTACTCCTGCCAG CAGCTGCCAGAGTCTCAATTCAGAGTGTACCTTCCAAAGCACTGCTCATCTAATCTAA
- the LOC120370653 gene encoding E-selectin-like isoform X1 — MIGLWFLSVLTYGLMVLEEGNCWTYHYSEKNMTYKLAEEWCRKHYTNMVAIQNKEEIVHLNAFLPFNPVYYWIGIRKIDNEWTWVGTRKQLTEEAKNWAEDEPNNKKNDEDCVEIYIKRGKDEGKWNDERCSKQKVALCYAASCNQSSCSGHGECLETINNHTCLCDAGFYGPECQHVVTCDQLKEPDQGTLECSHPLQNYSYNSSCEVQCAEGYESTGFEPVWCTSSGNWSAPTPACRVVQCDGLKAPPHGSLTCSSVSGNFLWNSTCEFTCEEGFVLKGSDRLQCGASGEWNGQQPECEVVQCDGLKAPAHASVTCSPASRNFLWNSTCEFACEEGFVLKGSDRLQCGASGEWEGQQPECEVVQCDGLKAPAHGSVTCSPASGNFLWNSTCEFACEEGFVLKGSDRLQCGASGEWEGQQPECEVVQCDGLKAPAHGSVTCSPASGNFLWNSTCEFACEEGFVLKGSDRLQCGASGEWDGQQPECEVVQCDGLKAPAHGSVTCSPASGNFLWNSTCEFACEEGFVLKGSDRLQCGASGEWDGQQPECEVVQCDGLKAPAHGSVTCSPASGNFLWNSTCEFACEEGFVLKGSDRLQCGASGEWEGQQPECEVVQCDGLKAPAHGSVTCSPASGNFLWNSTCEFACEEGFVLKGSDRLQCGASGEWDGQQPECEVVQCDGLKAPAHGSVTCSPASGNFLWNSTCEFACEEGFVLKGSDRLQCGASGEWEGQQPECEAVMCEAVNRPENGFVECTTRHPEFTYNSACEFHCEEGYRLSGSRTIQCTAQGEWSEPFPKCEVAQCETLILPEKGSMNCSHPLGDFAYSTVCEFNCTEGWLLKGSNILQCGAAGNWTASQPTCEAPQVPEELLSYVSVGIAATGASLLSTASFLIWLVKRLRRKAKKFTPASSCQSLNSECTFQSTAHLI, encoded by the exons ATGATTGGCCTGTGGTTCCTCTCTGTTCTCACTTACG GACTTATGGTGCTTGAGGAGGGCAATTGCTGGACATACCactattcagaaaaaaacatgacctataagctTGCGGAGGAATGGTGTAGAAAACACTATACAAATATGGTTGCCATTCAGAATAAGGAGGAAATTGTCCATCTGAATGCATTTCTACCCTTCAATCCAGTTTATTACTGGATTGGAATCAGAAAGATTGATAATGAGTGGACCTGGGTTGGAACAAGAAAACAGCTGACTGAAGAGGCTAAAAACTGGGCTGAGGATGAACCAAACAATAAAAAGAATGATGAGGACTGTGTTGAAATCTACATCAAAAGAGGGAAGGATGAAGGCAAATGGAATGATGAAAGATGCAGCAAACAGAAGGTTGCCTTGTGCTACGCAG CTTCCTGTAACCAGTCTTCCTGCAGTGGCCATGGTGAATGCCTGGAGACCATTAACAATCATACCTGCCTCTGTGATGCTGGATTCTATGGGCCTGAATGCCAGCATG TTGTGACTTGCGACCAACTAAAAGAACCCGATCAAGGGACGCTGGAGTGCAGCCATCCACTGCAGAACTACAGCTACAACTCATCCTGTGAGGTTCAGTGTGCAGAAGGCTATGAATCAACTGGGTTTGAACCAGTTTGGTGTACCTCTTCTGGAAACTGGTCTGCACCCACTCCAGCATGTAGAG TTGTGCAGTGTGATGGCTTAAAGGCCCCACCTCATGGCTCCCTGACGTGTTCTTCTGTCTCTGGGAACTTTCTGTGGAATTCAACCTGTGAGTTTACCTGTGAAGAAGGGTTTGTGTTGAAGGGATCAGACAGGCTGCAGTGCGGCGCTTCTGGAGAGTGGAACGGACAGCAGCCAGAATGCGAAG TTGTGCAGTGTGATGGCTTAAAGGCTCCGGCTCATGCCTCCGTGACGTGCTCTCCGGCCTCTAGGAACTTTCTGTGGAATTCAACCTGTGAGTTTGCCTGTGAAGAAGGGTTTGTGTTGAAGGGATCAGACAGGCTGCAGTGCGGCGCTTCTGGAGAGTGGGAAGGACAGCAGCCGGAATGCGAAG TTGTGCAGTGTGATGGCTTAAAGGCTCCAGCTCATGGCTCCGTGACGtgttctcctgcctctgggaacTTTCTGTGGAATTCAACCTGTGAGTTTGCCTGTGAAGAAGGGTTTGTGTTGAAGGGATCAGACAGGCTGCAGTGCGGCGCTTCTGGAGAGTGGGAAGGACAGCAGCCGGAATGCGAAG TTGTGCAGTGTGATGGCTTAAAGGCTCCAGCTCATGGCTCCGTGACGtgttctcctgcctctgggaacTTTCTGTGGAATTCAACCTGTGAGTTTGCCTGTGAAGAAGGGTTTGTGTTGAAGGGATCAGACAGGCTGCAGTGCGGCGCTTCTGGAGAGTGGGATGGACAGCAGCCAGAATGCGAAG TTGTGCAGTGTGATGGCTTAAAGGCTCCAGCTCATGGCTCCGTGACGtgttctcctgcctctgggaacTTTCTGTGGAATTCAACCTGTGAGTTTGCCTGTGAAGAAGGGTTTGTGTTGAAGGGATCAGACAGGCTGCAGTGCGGCGCTTCTGGAGAGTGGGATGGACAGCAGCCAGAATGCGAAG TTGTGCAGTGTGATGGCTTAAAGGCTCCGGCTCATGGCTCCGTGACGTGCTCTCCGGCCTCTGGGAACTTTCTGTGGAATTCAACCTGTGAGTTTGCCTGTGAAGAAGGGTTTGTGTTGAAGGGATCAGACAGGCTGCAGTGCGGCGCTTCTGGAGAGTGGGAAGGACAGCAGCCGGAATGCGAAG TTGTGCAGTGTGATGGCTTAAAGGCTCCAGCTCATGGCTCCGTGACGtgttctcctgcctctgggaacTTTCTGTGGAATTCAACCTGTGAGTTTGCCTGTGAAGAAGGGTTTGTGTTGAAGGGATCAGACAGGCTGCAGTGCGGTGCTTCTGGAGAGTGGGATGGACAGCAGCCAGAATGCGAAG TTGTGCAGTGTGATGGCTTAAAGGCTCCGGCTCATGGCTCCGTGACGTGCTCTCCGGCCTCTGGGAACTTTCTGTGGAATTCAACCTGTGAGTTTGCCTGTGAAGAAGGGTTTGTGTTGAAGGGATCAGACAGGCTGCAGTGCGGCGCTTCTGGAGAGTGGGAAGGACAGCAGCCGGAATGCGAAG CTGTGATGTGTGAAGCAGTGAACAGGCCTGAAAACGGCTTTGTGGAATGTACCACCCGTCATCCAGAATTCACGTACAACTCGGCCTGTGAATTCCATTGTGAGGAGGGCTACAGATTAAGTGGATCACGCACCATTCAGTGCACAGCTCAGGGAGAATGGTCAGAGCCCTTCCCAAAATGTGAAG TTGCACAGTGTGAAACCCTGATACTCCCTGAGAAGGGCTCCATGAATTGTTCACACCCTCTTGGGGATTTTGCATACAGCACAGTTTGCGAGTTTAACTGTACAGAGGGATGGTTGCTAAAAGGCTCTAACATACTTCAGTGTGGcgctgcagggaactggactgcAAGTCAGCCGACGTGCGAAG CTCCCCAAGTGCCTGAAGAACTGCTCAGTTACGTCTCTGTTGGAATAGCAGCCACCGGAGCCTCACTCCTGTCGACAGCATCATTCCTCATTTGGCTTGTAAAGCGCCTTCGAAGGAAAG CAAAGAAATTTACTCCTGCCAG CAGCTGCCAGAGTCTCAATTCAGAGTGTACCTTCCAAAGCACTGCTCATCTAATCTAA
- the LOC120370653 gene encoding E-selectin-like isoform X6 gives MIGLWFLSVLTYGLMVLEEGNCWTYHYSEKNMTYKLAEEWCRKHYTNMVAIQNKEEIVHLNAFLPFNPVYYWIGIRKIDNEWTWVGTRKQLTEEAKNWAEDEPNNKKNDEDCVEIYIKRGKDEGKWNDERCSKQKVALCYAASCNQSSCSGHGECLETINNHTCLCDAGFYGPECQHVVTCDQLKEPDQGTLECSHPLQNYSYNSSCEVQCAEGYESTGFEPVWCTSSGNWSAPTPACRVVQCDGLKAPPHGSLTCSSVSGNFLWNSTCEFTCEEGFVLKGSDRLQCGASGEWNGQQPECEVVQCDGLKAPAHASVTCSPASRNFLWNSTCEFACEEGFVLKGSDRLQCGASGEWEGQQPECEVVQCDGLKAPAHGSVTCSPASGNFLWNSTCEFACEEGFVLKGSDRLQCGASGEWEGQQPECEVVQCDGLKAPAHGSVTCSPASGNFLWNSTCEFACEEGFVLKGSDRLQCGASGEWDGQQPECEVVQCDGLKAPAHGSVTCSPASGNFLWNSTCEFACEEGFVLKGSDRLQCGASGEWDGQQPECEVVQCDGLKAPAHGSVTCSPASGNFLWNSTCEFACEEGFVLKGSDRLQCGASGEWEGQQPECEVVQCDGLKAPAHGSVTCSPASGNFLWNSTCEFACEEGFVLKGSDRLQCGASGEWEGQQPECEAVMCEAVNRPENGFVECTTRHPEFTYNSACEFHCEEGYRLSGSRTIQCTAQGEWSEPFPKCEVAQCETLILPEKGSMNCSHPLGDFAYSTVCEFNCTEGWLLKGSNILQCGAAGNWTASQPTCEAPQVPEELLSYVSVGIAATGASLLSTASFLIWLVKRLRRKAKKFTPASSCQSLNSECTFQSTAHLI, from the exons ATGATTGGCCTGTGGTTCCTCTCTGTTCTCACTTACG GACTTATGGTGCTTGAGGAGGGCAATTGCTGGACATACCactattcagaaaaaaacatgacctataagctTGCGGAGGAATGGTGTAGAAAACACTATACAAATATGGTTGCCATTCAGAATAAGGAGGAAATTGTCCATCTGAATGCATTTCTACCCTTCAATCCAGTTTATTACTGGATTGGAATCAGAAAGATTGATAATGAGTGGACCTGGGTTGGAACAAGAAAACAGCTGACTGAAGAGGCTAAAAACTGGGCTGAGGATGAACCAAACAATAAAAAGAATGATGAGGACTGTGTTGAAATCTACATCAAAAGAGGGAAGGATGAAGGCAAATGGAATGATGAAAGATGCAGCAAACAGAAGGTTGCCTTGTGCTACGCAG CTTCCTGTAACCAGTCTTCCTGCAGTGGCCATGGTGAATGCCTGGAGACCATTAACAATCATACCTGCCTCTGTGATGCTGGATTCTATGGGCCTGAATGCCAGCATG TTGTGACTTGCGACCAACTAAAAGAACCCGATCAAGGGACGCTGGAGTGCAGCCATCCACTGCAGAACTACAGCTACAACTCATCCTGTGAGGTTCAGTGTGCAGAAGGCTATGAATCAACTGGGTTTGAACCAGTTTGGTGTACCTCTTCTGGAAACTGGTCTGCACCCACTCCAGCATGTAGAG TTGTGCAGTGTGATGGCTTAAAGGCCCCACCTCATGGCTCCCTGACGTGTTCTTCTGTCTCTGGGAACTTTCTGTGGAATTCAACCTGTGAGTTTACCTGTGAAGAAGGGTTTGTGTTGAAGGGATCAGACAGGCTGCAGTGCGGCGCTTCTGGAGAGTGGAACGGACAGCAGCCAGAATGCGAAG TTGTGCAGTGTGATGGCTTAAAGGCTCCGGCTCATGCCTCCGTGACGTGCTCTCCGGCCTCTAGGAACTTTCTGTGGAATTCAACCTGTGAGTTTGCCTGTGAAGAAGGGTTTGTGTTGAAGGGATCAGACAGGCTGCAGTGCGGCGCTTCTGGAGAGTGGGAAGGACAGCAGCCGGAATGCGAAG TTGTGCAGTGTGATGGCTTAAAGGCTCCAGCTCATGGCTCCGTGACGtgttctcctgcctctgggaacTTTCTGTGGAATTCAACCTGTGAGTTTGCCTGTGAAGAAGGGTTTGTGTTGAAGGGATCAGACAGGCTGCAGTGCGGCGCTTCTGGAGAGTGGGAAGGACAGCAGCCGGAATGCGAAG TTGTGCAGTGTGATGGCTTAAAGGCTCCAGCTCATGGCTCCGTGACGtgttctcctgcctctgggaacTTTCTGTGGAATTCAACCTGTGAGTTTGCCTGTGAAGAAGGGTTTGTGTTGAAGGGATCAGACAGGCTGCAGTGCGGCGCTTCTGGAGAGTGGGATGGACAGCAGCCAGAATGCGAAG TTGTGCAGTGTGATGGCTTAAAGGCTCCAGCTCATGGCTCCGTGACGtgttctcctgcctctgggaacTTTCTGTGGAATTCAACCTGTGAGTTTGCCTGTGAAGAAGGGTTTGTGTTGAAGGGATCAGACAGGCTGCAGTGCGGCGCTTCTGGAGAGTGGGATGGACAGCAGCCAGAATGCGAAG TTGTGCAGTGTGATGGCTTAAAGGCTCCGGCTCATGGCTCCGTGACGTGCTCTCCGGCCTCTGGGAACTTTCTGTGGAATTCAACCTGTGAGTTTGCCTGTGAAGAAGGGTTTGTGTTGAAGGGATCAGACAGGCTGCAGTGCGGCGCTTCTGGAGAGTGGGAAGGACAGCAGCCGGAATGCGAAG TTGTGCAGTGTGATGGCTTAAAGGCTCCGGCTCATGGCTCCGTGACGTGCTCTCCGGCCTCTGGGAACTTTCTGTGGAATTCAACCTGTGAGTTTGCCTGTGAAGAAGGGTTTGTGTTGAAGGGATCAGACAGGCTGCAGTGCGGCGCTTCTGGAGAGTGGGAAGGACAGCAGCCGGAATGCGAAG CTGTGATGTGTGAAGCAGTGAACAGGCCTGAAAACGGCTTTGTGGAATGTACCACCCGTCATCCAGAATTCACGTACAACTCGGCCTGTGAATTCCATTGTGAGGAGGGCTACAGATTAAGTGGATCACGCACCATTCAGTGCACAGCTCAGGGAGAATGGTCAGAGCCCTTCCCAAAATGTGAAG TTGCACAGTGTGAAACCCTGATACTCCCTGAGAAGGGCTCCATGAATTGTTCACACCCTCTTGGGGATTTTGCATACAGCACAGTTTGCGAGTTTAACTGTACAGAGGGATGGTTGCTAAAAGGCTCTAACATACTTCAGTGTGGcgctgcagggaactggactgcAAGTCAGCCGACGTGCGAAG CTCCCCAAGTGCCTGAAGAACTGCTCAGTTACGTCTCTGTTGGAATAGCAGCCACCGGAGCCTCACTCCTGTCGACAGCATCATTCCTCATTTGGCTTGTAAAGCGCCTTCGAAGGAAAG CAAAGAAATTTACTCCTGCCAG CAGCTGCCAGAGTCTCAATTCAGAGTGTACCTTCCAAAGCACTGCTCATCTAATCTAA
- the LOC120370653 gene encoding E-selectin-like isoform X5, whose protein sequence is MIGLWFLSVLTYGLMVLEEGNCWTYHYSEKNMTYKLAEEWCRKHYTNMVAIQNKEEIVHLNAFLPFNPVYYWIGIRKIDNEWTWVGTRKQLTEEAKNWAEDEPNNKKNDEDCVEIYIKRGKDEGKWNDERCSKQKVALCYAASCNQSSCSGHGECLETINNHTCLCDAGFYGPECQHVVTCDQLKEPDQGTLECSHPLQNYSYNSSCEVQCAEGYESTGFEPVWCTSSGNWSAPTPACRVVQCDGLKAPPHGSLTCSSVSGNFLWNSTCEFTCEEGFVLKGSDRLQCGASGEWNGQQPECEVVQCDGLKAPAHASVTCSPASRNFLWNSTCEFACEEGFVLKGSDRLQCGASGEWEGQQPECEVVQCDGLKAPAHGSVTCSPASGNFLWNSTCEFACEEGFVLKGSDRLQCGASGEWEGQQPECEVVQCDGLKAPAHGSVTCSPASGNFLWNSTCEFACEEGFVLKGSDRLQCGASGEWDGQQPECEVVQCDGLKAPAHGSVTCSPASGNFLWNSTCEFACEEGFVLKGSDRLQCGASGEWDGQQPECEVVQCDGLKAPAHGSVTCSPASGNFLWNSTCEFACEEGFVLKGSDRLQCGASGEWDGQQPECEVVQCDGLKAPAHGSVTCSPASGNFLWNSTCEFACEEGFVLKGSDRLQCGASGEWEGQQPECEAVMCEAVNRPENGFVECTTRHPEFTYNSACEFHCEEGYRLSGSRTIQCTAQGEWSEPFPKCEVAQCETLILPEKGSMNCSHPLGDFAYSTVCEFNCTEGWLLKGSNILQCGAAGNWTASQPTCEAPQVPEELLSYVSVGIAATGASLLSTASFLIWLVKRLRRKAKKFTPASSCQSLNSECTFQSTAHLI, encoded by the exons ATGATTGGCCTGTGGTTCCTCTCTGTTCTCACTTACG GACTTATGGTGCTTGAGGAGGGCAATTGCTGGACATACCactattcagaaaaaaacatgacctataagctTGCGGAGGAATGGTGTAGAAAACACTATACAAATATGGTTGCCATTCAGAATAAGGAGGAAATTGTCCATCTGAATGCATTTCTACCCTTCAATCCAGTTTATTACTGGATTGGAATCAGAAAGATTGATAATGAGTGGACCTGGGTTGGAACAAGAAAACAGCTGACTGAAGAGGCTAAAAACTGGGCTGAGGATGAACCAAACAATAAAAAGAATGATGAGGACTGTGTTGAAATCTACATCAAAAGAGGGAAGGATGAAGGCAAATGGAATGATGAAAGATGCAGCAAACAGAAGGTTGCCTTGTGCTACGCAG CTTCCTGTAACCAGTCTTCCTGCAGTGGCCATGGTGAATGCCTGGAGACCATTAACAATCATACCTGCCTCTGTGATGCTGGATTCTATGGGCCTGAATGCCAGCATG TTGTGACTTGCGACCAACTAAAAGAACCCGATCAAGGGACGCTGGAGTGCAGCCATCCACTGCAGAACTACAGCTACAACTCATCCTGTGAGGTTCAGTGTGCAGAAGGCTATGAATCAACTGGGTTTGAACCAGTTTGGTGTACCTCTTCTGGAAACTGGTCTGCACCCACTCCAGCATGTAGAG TTGTGCAGTGTGATGGCTTAAAGGCCCCACCTCATGGCTCCCTGACGTGTTCTTCTGTCTCTGGGAACTTTCTGTGGAATTCAACCTGTGAGTTTACCTGTGAAGAAGGGTTTGTGTTGAAGGGATCAGACAGGCTGCAGTGCGGCGCTTCTGGAGAGTGGAACGGACAGCAGCCAGAATGCGAAG TTGTGCAGTGTGATGGCTTAAAGGCTCCGGCTCATGCCTCCGTGACGTGCTCTCCGGCCTCTAGGAACTTTCTGTGGAATTCAACCTGTGAGTTTGCCTGTGAAGAAGGGTTTGTGTTGAAGGGATCAGACAGGCTGCAGTGCGGCGCTTCTGGAGAGTGGGAAGGACAGCAGCCGGAATGCGAAG TTGTGCAGTGTGATGGCTTAAAGGCTCCAGCTCATGGCTCCGTGACGtgttctcctgcctctgggaacTTTCTGTGGAATTCAACCTGTGAGTTTGCCTGTGAAGAAGGGTTTGTGTTGAAGGGATCAGACAGGCTGCAGTGCGGCGCTTCTGGAGAGTGGGAAGGACAGCAGCCGGAATGCGAAG TTGTGCAGTGTGATGGCTTAAAGGCTCCAGCTCATGGCTCCGTGACGtgttctcctgcctctgggaacTTTCTGTGGAATTCAACCTGTGAGTTTGCCTGTGAAGAAGGGTTTGTGTTGAAGGGATCAGACAGGCTGCAGTGCGGCGCTTCTGGAGAGTGGGATGGACAGCAGCCAGAATGCGAAG TTGTGCAGTGTGATGGCTTAAAGGCTCCAGCTCATGGCTCCGTGACGtgttctcctgcctctgggaacTTTCTGTGGAATTCAACCTGTGAGTTTGCCTGTGAAGAAGGGTTTGTGTTGAAGGGATCAGACAGGCTGCAGTGCGGCGCTTCTGGAGAGTGGGATGGACAGCAGCCAGAATGCGAAG TTGTGCAGTGTGATGGCTTAAAGGCTCCAGCTCATGGCTCCGTGACGtgttctcctgcctctgggaacTTTCTGTGGAATTCAACCTGTGAGTTTGCCTGTGAAGAAGGGTTTGTGTTGAAGGGATCAGACAGGCTGCAGTGCGGTGCTTCTGGAGAGTGGGATGGACAGCAGCCAGAATGCGAAG TTGTGCAGTGTGATGGCTTAAAGGCTCCGGCTCATGGCTCCGTGACGTGCTCTCCGGCCTCTGGGAACTTTCTGTGGAATTCAACCTGTGAGTTTGCCTGTGAAGAAGGGTTTGTGTTGAAGGGATCAGACAGGCTGCAGTGCGGCGCTTCTGGAGAGTGGGAAGGACAGCAGCCGGAATGCGAAG CTGTGATGTGTGAAGCAGTGAACAGGCCTGAAAACGGCTTTGTGGAATGTACCACCCGTCATCCAGAATTCACGTACAACTCGGCCTGTGAATTCCATTGTGAGGAGGGCTACAGATTAAGTGGATCACGCACCATTCAGTGCACAGCTCAGGGAGAATGGTCAGAGCCCTTCCCAAAATGTGAAG TTGCACAGTGTGAAACCCTGATACTCCCTGAGAAGGGCTCCATGAATTGTTCACACCCTCTTGGGGATTTTGCATACAGCACAGTTTGCGAGTTTAACTGTACAGAGGGATGGTTGCTAAAAGGCTCTAACATACTTCAGTGTGGcgctgcagggaactggactgcAAGTCAGCCGACGTGCGAAG CTCCCCAAGTGCCTGAAGAACTGCTCAGTTACGTCTCTGTTGGAATAGCAGCCACCGGAGCCTCACTCCTGTCGACAGCATCATTCCTCATTTGGCTTGTAAAGCGCCTTCGAAGGAAAG CAAAGAAATTTACTCCTGCCAG CAGCTGCCAGAGTCTCAATTCAGAGTGTACCTTCCAAAGCACTGCTCATCTAATCTAA